A genomic segment from Methanoplanus limicola DSM 2279 encodes:
- a CDS encoding DUF2156 domain-containing protein: protein MLKFEDFKPITLNDIGIIKEHQINYPPVHSDNSFTNMFCWNDYAAYRYLMVEDSLIIISTIEGVHSVRGPFGSENTDLFLKTVNLAAEIGGEYAYQIFDVKTREKFSRIFPDAKMNPDRDFFDYIYKTSDLKDLPGKKYLTIRKHLNKFRNKCRYTIESITEENLYEVEDFLIRWCEWKECSKTKVFGYEKDAAVSSVKNFVKLGLSGLIIRVEDNISAISIFEELNTDTAIVHFEKGLPDCQGNYKGINNETAKVLSDRYEFINRESDLGLSGLRDAKIRYHPCSFAEVHYVKAEDLIKVIDL, encoded by the coding sequence ATGCTTAAATTTGAAGATTTTAAACCTATAACTCTAAATGACATTGGGATAATTAAAGAACACCAGATAAATTACCCTCCTGTTCACAGTGATAATTCATTTACAAATATGTTCTGCTGGAATGATTATGCTGCTTACAGATATCTGATGGTGGAAGATTCTTTAATCATTATTAGTACAATCGAGGGCGTGCATTCCGTAAGAGGGCCATTCGGATCTGAGAATACTGATCTTTTTTTGAAAACCGTAAATCTGGCCGCTGAAATCGGCGGGGAATATGCCTACCAGATTTTTGATGTCAAAACCAGGGAGAAATTCTCAAGAATATTTCCGGATGCAAAAATGAACCCTGACAGGGATTTTTTCGATTATATATACAAAACATCGGATCTAAAAGATCTTCCCGGAAAAAAATATCTCACAATCAGAAAGCACCTTAATAAATTCAGAAATAAATGCAGATATACAATTGAGAGTATAACGGAAGAGAACCTCTACGAAGTGGAGGATTTTCTTATCAGGTGGTGTGAATGGAAGGAGTGTAGCAAGACAAAGGTTTTTGGCTACGAGAAAGACGCAGCCGTTTCTTCGGTTAAGAATTTTGTAAAACTTGGTCTTTCGGGCCTGATAATAAGAGTTGAAGATAATATCTCGGCCATATCCATATTTGAAGAACTTAATACGGATACAGCTATCGTTCATTTTGAAAAAGGACTTCCCGACTGTCAGGGTAATTACAAAGGCATCAACAATGAAACTGCAAAAGTGCTGTCAGACAGATATGAATTTATCAACCGTGAATCAGACCTTGGACTGTCCGGACTTAGAGATGCCAAGATACGTTATCACCCCTGCAGCTTTGCAGAAGTACATTATGTAAAAGCAGAGGATCTGATAAAAGTTATAGATTTATAG
- a CDS encoding GNAT family N-acetyltransferase, producing MSEDERIDIIFVKEWNTSEIIELYRQGNWWNEEWNKEGIAPLISGSFIFAVAYSVKLDKAVGMGRVISDGASDGYIQDLVILKEYRGMGLGKKILKSLVDESVKRGLSWIGLIAEPETEDFYRTEGFEIMKGHLPMIYTG from the coding sequence ATGTCTGAAGATGAACGGATTGATATAATATTTGTAAAGGAATGGAATACATCTGAAATAATAGAACTATACAGACAGGGAAACTGGTGGAATGAAGAATGGAACAAAGAAGGTATTGCACCACTTATCTCGGGAAGTTTTATATTTGCAGTTGCGTACTCTGTAAAACTTGATAAGGCTGTAGGCATGGGAAGAGTTATTTCAGATGGTGCTTCAGACGGATATATCCAGGACCTTGTAATCCTGAAAGAATACAGGGGTATGGGACTTGGAAAAAAAATCCTGAAATCTCTTGTTGATGAATCGGTTAAAAGAGGCCTTTCATGGATTGGTCTGATTGCAGAACCGGAGACAGAAGATTTTTACCGTACGGAAGGGTTTGAAATAATGAAAGGGCATCTTCCGATGATATACACAGGATGA
- a CDS encoding DUF1890 domain-containing protein: protein MIEIRDHQKALLVLGCPQVPTQTAAAMYLAYKLRNAGIRPVIAANPAARMLMKYADPEKHYIDELHDLDKMIGDLVEKRQEFSLCFVFVHNDSGLSYAASMNIILNGGVVIPVIFGKEIESLKEGINFECSVISGRAEHNPKPLINAMESGIKWDA from the coding sequence ATGATTGAGATAAGAGACCATCAAAAAGCATTGCTTGTGCTTGGGTGTCCGCAGGTGCCCACACAGACTGCCGCCGCAATGTATCTTGCGTATAAACTGAGAAATGCTGGCATTAGACCTGTAATTGCAGCAAATCCTGCTGCAAGAATGCTGATGAAATATGCTGATCCTGAAAAGCACTATATTGATGAACTGCATGATCTGGACAAAATGATTGGCGATCTTGTTGAAAAGAGGCAGGAGTTCTCTTTATGCTTTGTATTTGTCCATAATGATTCAGGTCTTTCTTACGCAGCTTCTATGAATATAATACTGAATGGAGGGGTAGTAATTCCTGTAATATTCGGAAAAGAGATTGAATCACTTAAGGAAGGAATTAATTTTGAATGTTCTGTCATATCCGGAAGAGCAGAACATAACCCAAAACCGCTGATAAATGCAATGGAGAGTGGAATAAAATGGGATGCTTAG
- a CDS encoding DUF1894 domain-containing protein → MGCLEKLPYEVIQRNSSFKEAREYVEKNIKEYYEVPPGYKIFDVYIIGVPPIKIGIDGDAVIFPYTKPCHGTFLVRVKEARDEINKLRKK, encoded by the coding sequence ATGGGATGCTTAGAGAAACTTCCATATGAAGTTATACAGAGGAATTCCAGTTTTAAGGAAGCGCGTGAATATGTTGAAAAAAATATAAAGGAATATTACGAAGTTCCTCCCGGTTACAAAATATTTGATGTTTATATCATAGGAGTTCCTCCAATAAAAATTGGAATTGACGGGGATGCTGTAATCTTTCCATATACAAAACCCTGTCACGGGACATTCCTGGTAAGGGTAAAAGAGGCCCGTGATGAGATAAATAAACTCAGGAAAAAATAA
- a CDS encoding manganese efflux pump MntP, with protein sequence MNLISVLLIATGLAMDAFAVSISAGVKVPKESKIRTALIMALVFGLFQALMPVIGWTLGTGFADLVDAWDHWIAFILLSAIGLKMIYEGLSESEEDEERDVTNGTILLILGIATSIDALAVGFTFAFLNEPILIPIVIIGVVTLLFSFTGVVFGEKFRDLIGKKAEIIGGLVLIGIGAKIFAEGFF encoded by the coding sequence ATGAACTTAATTTCCGTATTACTTATTGCAACCGGACTTGCAATGGACGCCTTTGCAGTTTCCATCTCAGCCGGTGTAAAAGTTCCGAAGGAATCCAAAATAAGGACAGCCCTTATTATGGCATTGGTTTTTGGATTATTCCAGGCTTTAATGCCGGTTATCGGGTGGACTTTGGGGACAGGTTTTGCTGATTTGGTTGACGCATGGGACCACTGGATTGCTTTTATTCTGCTGTCAGCAATTGGTCTGAAGATGATTTATGAAGGTTTATCAGAATCTGAGGAAGATGAAGAGAGAGATGTTACAAATGGCACAATTCTCTTAATATTAGGTATTGCAACAAGTATTGACGCCCTTGCAGTAGGGTTTACGTTTGCATTTCTGAATGAACCGATTCTGATTCCGATTGTTATAATAGGTGTTGTGACCTTACTGTTTTCATTTACCGGTGTTGTTTTTGGTGAAAAATTCCGTGATCTTATAGGGAAAAAGGCAGAAATTATCGGCGGGCTTGTTCTTATAGGAATTGGAGCCAAAATATTTGCTGAAGGTTTTTTTTGA
- the cbiQ gene encoding cobalt ECF transporter T component CbiQ, giving the protein MIEELFNIEKMAAGTSPVHRLDSRVKIILAFSVIIAMVAYPYSRDVFYPGIAFFLIFISLWFISGLTVKSYLKRLIMVLPFGIFIIVFQIFFKNSYYGTFTPVIDLPLGIYIYAESIEFASILLVKFLICISFIILLSSTTTMQDILKGARRLGLPPEFALVIGLMIRYLFVFAEIYNKIKNVFETRCFNAFDWNLPHKYRLRVLSYAIGTLLLRSYEQGERTYLSMLCRGYSKDTYVHLKKKSLKKTELLLVAGSLLIVVLIPAVTYFVLN; this is encoded by the coding sequence ATGATCGAAGAATTATTTAATATCGAGAAGATGGCCGCCGGAACAAGTCCTGTGCACAGACTTGACTCAAGAGTTAAAATAATTCTTGCATTCTCTGTAATAATTGCTATGGTTGCCTATCCTTACAGCAGGGATGTTTTCTACCCGGGAATTGCTTTTTTCCTTATATTCATATCATTATGGTTTATTTCAGGACTTACGGTCAAATCCTACTTAAAAAGACTTATAATGGTACTTCCGTTTGGGATATTCATCATAGTATTCCAGATCTTTTTTAAGAACAGTTATTACGGGACATTTACGCCGGTCATAGATCTTCCCTTAGGCATCTATATATATGCAGAATCAATAGAATTCGCATCAATACTTCTTGTTAAATTTCTGATATGCATATCATTTATAATTCTTCTCTCATCAACAACAACTATGCAGGATATTTTAAAAGGTGCCAGGAGGCTTGGCCTTCCTCCGGAATTTGCCCTTGTAATAGGTCTTATGATAAGATATCTCTTTGTTTTTGCTGAAATCTATAATAAAATTAAAAATGTCTTTGAAACAAGATGTTTCAATGCCTTTGACTGGAATCTGCCACACAAATACAGGCTCAGAGTTCTTTCTTATGCAATCGGGACATTATTATTAAGATCATATGAACAGGGAGAAAGAACCTACCTGAGTATGCTTTGCAGAGGATATTCAAAGGATACATATGTCCATTTAAAAAAGAAGAGCCTGAAAAAGACCGAATTGCTCCTTGTGGCAGGTTCATTGCTCATTGTGGTATTAATTCCGGCAGTCACATATTTTGTACTAAACTGA
- a CDS encoding ATP-binding cassette domain-containing protein — protein sequence MHILETRDLSYSYNSSIKALNNINFIAGRKQKIGIIGSNGAGKSTLFRHFNGILKPESGEVLIRGEHISKSNIKEIRKLVGIVFQNSDDQVFSPTVEEDVAFGPTNLGLDDDTVSHRVDEALRILSIEHLRERPPHQLSGGEKKRVAIAGILAMEPQVLILDEPTAGLDPKGVNDLLEFLNILPEKYGMTVIFSTHHVDLVAEIADYIYVMDDGRIVAEGTVEEIFLKQELLTEIGLDVPVIPKLINSLQKKGIDIDMAFSYKECEKVLTEAFERIK from the coding sequence ATGCATATTCTTGAAACAAGGGATCTGTCATATTCTTATAACTCTTCAATAAAGGCACTTAATAATATTAATTTCATTGCCGGAAGAAAACAGAAGATTGGTATCATTGGTTCAAACGGAGCGGGAAAAAGTACTTTGTTCAGGCATTTTAATGGTATATTAAAACCTGAGTCCGGAGAAGTACTTATCAGGGGAGAACATATCTCCAAATCAAATATAAAAGAGATCAGAAAATTAGTAGGAATCGTTTTTCAGAATTCAGATGATCAGGTCTTTTCACCAACGGTTGAGGAAGATGTTGCATTTGGGCCTACAAATCTTGGTCTTGATGATGATACTGTAAGCCACCGTGTTGATGAGGCACTGAGAATATTATCAATTGAACATTTAAGAGAGAGGCCGCCGCATCAACTGAGCGGCGGTGAGAAAAAAAGGGTTGCTATTGCAGGAATTTTAGCTATGGAACCACAGGTTCTGATACTTGATGAACCAACAGCAGGGCTTGATCCAAAAGGTGTAAATGATCTCCTTGAATTTCTTAATATCCTGCCTGAAAAATACGGCATGACTGTTATCTTCTCAACTCACCATGTTGATCTTGTAGCTGAAATTGCGGATTACATATATGTAATGGATGATGGCAGAATTGTTGCAGAAGGAACTGTTGAAGAGATCTTTCTAAAGCAGGAACTCCTTACTGAAATCGGACTTGATGTCCCCGTAATCCCAAAACTTATCAATTCACTGCAGAAAAAAGGAATTGATATTGATATGGCATTTTCATATAAGGAATGTGAAAAAGTCCTGACAGAGGCCTTTGAGAGAATAAAATGA
- a CDS encoding PDGLE domain-containing protein, which yields MMNNNKFLAAGLIIAILIGVVAVFMASGDPDGLESTALVVQGEKTLTGPSPEEGDAEAIGLGTFSYDAPLPDYSVVGAEKPGELFAVIIGIVFTLLIVGGASYIITSKGSKP from the coding sequence ATGATGAACAACAATAAATTTCTGGCTGCGGGGCTGATAATTGCAATATTAATAGGTGTTGTTGCAGTATTTATGGCCTCAGGGGACCCGGATGGTCTTGAAAGTACAGCACTTGTAGTTCAGGGTGAAAAAACTCTGACAGGCCCTTCACCGGAAGAAGGTGATGCAGAAGCTATAGGTTTAGGCACATTTTCGTATGACGCACCACTTCCGGATTATTCAGTCGTTGGCGCTGAGAAACCTGGAGAATTATTCGCTGTAATTATAGGAATAGTTTTTACCCTGCTTATTGTCGGAGGCGCATCGTACATCATAACATCAAAAGGCTCAAAGCCTTAA
- the cbiM gene encoding cobalt transporter CbiM yields MHIPDAFIPLPQAAVYWLIALIFIALALKWARNELSEEKIPLIAVLAAGIFAIQAFNLPVGMGTSGHLVGGALAAIVLGSPYAAVFILTIVLIIQGVIFGDGGITTMGANIINMGVIGGFVGFYSYKGLKSATKNMYLSAAVGAWLACFISSIACAVMMAIAGTFPLVPGIIAMGTYHALIGIIEGIITAGAIYLIVTSRSDLMESEPGVPA; encoded by the coding sequence ATGCATATACCTGACGCATTTATACCTCTGCCACAGGCAGCGGTTTACTGGTTAATTGCCCTGATTTTTATTGCACTAGCATTAAAGTGGGCCAGAAATGAACTGAGTGAAGAAAAAATTCCATTAATTGCTGTTCTTGCAGCCGGCATCTTTGCCATTCAGGCATTTAACCTGCCAGTGGGTATGGGTACATCCGGTCATCTTGTTGGAGGTGCACTCGCAGCTATTGTTCTGGGTTCTCCATATGCCGCAGTATTCATCCTGACAATTGTTCTTATTATTCAGGGTGTAATCTTTGGAGACGGAGGAATTACCACAATGGGTGCCAATATTATTAACATGGGGGTAATTGGTGGATTTGTTGGATTTTATTCATACAAAGGATTAAAATCAGCTACAAAAAATATGTACCTCTCAGCAGCAGTTGGTGCATGGCTCGCATGCTTTATATCATCCATTGCCTGTGCAGTAATGATGGCAATAGCAGGAACATTTCCGCTTGTTCCGGGAATTATTGCAATGGGCACATATCATGCGCTTATAGGGATTATTGAAGGAATTATCACTGCCGGAGCAATATATCTGATAGTAACTTCAAGATCTGATCTGATGGAATCAGAACCCGGGGTGCCAGCATGA
- a CDS encoding DNA-3-methyladenine glycosylase family protein yields MTDICTINLNSETPFNLDITLSCGQAPRWEYSDGWWTGVVTENVIKIRQKQNIIEYIGCNEKFIFNYFCLDYDLNEFYKKFRGDYLLKNSFEKLRGLRIINQDPWECLLFQMTVNKIRTRGDDDRITRIAKGIGKEITFEGRKYYSVPRPEIISESGLRILKTCNIGYYATNIFNTAEKIIEDKNWADKVSAMNYEEAVAYLSEFKGVKRSVAEWVLLLSLKRYDIFPVDTHIRDFFIKNYMKDYHFSKTGSSAINSTIRDVAGKKFGSYAGYAMEYLFNINNEFIKDYVKP; encoded by the coding sequence ATGACTGATATCTGTACAATTAATCTCAATTCTGAAACACCATTTAATCTGGATATTACATTATCCTGCGGGCAGGCGCCGAGGTGGGAATATTCTGATGGATGGTGGACAGGAGTTGTTACTGAAAATGTAATTAAAATCAGACAGAAACAGAATATTATTGAATATATCGGTTGTAATGAGAAATTTATCTTTAATTATTTCTGCCTGGATTATGATCTGAATGAATTTTATAAAAAGTTCAGGGGTGATTATTTACTAAAAAATTCCTTTGAAAAACTGAGAGGTTTAAGAATTATTAACCAGGATCCCTGGGAATGCCTCTTATTCCAGATGACTGTCAATAAAATACGGACAAGGGGTGACGATGACAGAATAACCAGAATTGCAAAAGGTATTGGGAAAGAAATAACTTTCGAAGGCAGGAAATATTACTCAGTTCCAAGACCGGAGATAATATCTGAATCTGGGTTAAGGATCTTAAAAACCTGTAATATTGGCTATTATGCCACAAATATATTTAACACAGCCGAAAAAATCATTGAGGATAAAAACTGGGCAGATAAAGTCTCTGCTATGAATTATGAAGAGGCAGTTGCATATCTTTCAGAATTTAAAGGAGTTAAAAGAAGCGTTGCAGAATGGGTTCTTTTACTTTCACTAAAGCGTTATGATATTTTTCCGGTGGATACCCACATAAGAGATTTTTTCATTAAAAATTATATGAAAGATTATCATTTCAGTAAAACAGGAAGCAGCGCCATAAACAGCACTATCAGAGATGTAGCAGGTAAAAAATTTGGCAGTTATGCCGGTTATGCTATGGAGTACCTGTTTAATATAAATAATGAATTTATTAAGGATTATGTCAAACCTTAA
- the glmM gene encoding phosphoglucosamine mutase produces the protein MTELKKKQLFGTNGVRGIVGEAMNPELAMNIGLSLSKMRKGTLAVGMDTRTSGPALINALKAGILSGGCNVVDLGVLPTPALQYLVRKYFDGGAVVTASHNPPEYNGIKLIDTDGTEMDDDNTIALEEILFSGDFDVKDWRETGEERHSPEMLTEYIDAIAGYFPETGKELIVAVDPGSGPACRTTPQILSKMGCRVHTINGKTDGTFPGRLPEPSPEGLRGLSELTVATGASFGVAHDGDADRAVFVDDKGEYVEENEEFALMQRLICKEKGPGVVVTPVSTSKIAEEIASEEDCRVVYTKVGSIYVARKMLELTQSGENVLFGGEGNGGLIFPGHQHCRDGGMTAAAMTYLISSSGKKLSELRSELPPRHMKRGKVYTEDPNAVINNIQVAFKNDNLDLTDGIRVNRDNSWALLRPSGTEPFMRLFVEAKTEEESDKFYDEIINAAEN, from the coding sequence ATGACAGAATTAAAAAAGAAGCAGCTTTTTGGTACAAATGGTGTAAGAGGAATTGTCGGGGAGGCCATGAACCCTGAGCTTGCGATGAATATAGGTCTTTCACTCAGCAAAATGAGAAAGGGAACACTTGCTGTAGGGATGGACACAAGAACTTCCGGGCCGGCACTAATAAATGCACTTAAAGCCGGAATTCTCTCCGGTGGTTGCAATGTGGTTGATCTGGGCGTACTTCCTACACCTGCACTTCAGTATCTTGTCAGAAAATATTTTGATGGTGGAGCTGTTGTAACTGCCTCACATAATCCTCCGGAATACAACGGTATAAAATTAATTGATACCGATGGAACGGAGATGGATGATGACAATACAATAGCACTTGAAGAGATACTGTTTTCAGGAGACTTTGATGTAAAAGACTGGAGAGAGACTGGTGAGGAGAGGCACTCGCCGGAGATGTTAACAGAATACATAGATGCAATTGCCGGTTATTTTCCAGAGACAGGTAAAGAACTAATAGTGGCGGTTGATCCAGGATCTGGCCCGGCATGCAGGACAACACCTCAGATCCTCTCAAAGATGGGATGCAGGGTTCATACAATTAACGGGAAAACGGATGGTACATTTCCCGGAAGACTTCCTGAACCATCTCCGGAAGGCCTGAGGGGACTGTCTGAACTTACTGTCGCAACCGGAGCATCATTTGGAGTAGCACATGACGGAGATGCAGACCGGGCAGTATTCGTTGATGACAAGGGTGAATATGTAGAAGAAAATGAGGAATTTGCATTAATGCAGAGATTAATCTGTAAAGAAAAAGGGCCGGGAGTGGTTGTTACTCCGGTGAGCACATCAAAGATTGCAGAAGAAATTGCCTCTGAAGAAGACTGCCGGGTGGTTTATACAAAAGTAGGCAGCATTTATGTTGCAAGAAAGATGCTTGAACTGACACAGTCTGGCGAAAATGTTCTCTTCGGAGGGGAAGGCAACGGCGGGCTAATCTTTCCGGGACACCAGCACTGTCGTGACGGTGGCATGACTGCCGCAGCTATGACATATCTGATATCATCTTCCGGGAAGAAACTTTCAGAGTTAAGATCTGAACTACCTCCGAGACATATGAAGCGTGGGAAAGTTTATACTGAAGATCCAAATGCAGTAATTAATAATATTCAGGTGGCATTTAAAAATGATAATCTGGATCTGACAGATGGTATCAGAGTAAACAGGGATAACTCATGGGCACTTCTAAGACCCTCAGGAACAGAACCATTTATGAGATTATTTGTTGAAGCAAAAACAGAAGAGGAATCTGATAAATTTTACGATGAAATTATCAATGCAGCTGAAAATTAA
- a CDS encoding DUF5806 family protein gives MINTDENMNPKDAQNDKPDNDIDPVINPEENESNADVTSGERADYNESLMPEELSGLKGKENNDEAEYTGVPEEYDISEREISKTDEVSDTIDKPEEYDSSEDMGIIEELPLPDSLEESNQGNADGQSESEYDIKEDFGAADKLTPEEKDRINKYKKFKKVDGSTYRRVNQFLRKHTYITAREWAIARLCADFSTRGGAEMTFIGENLPELIPFMTDTYSPQAVNQARSSFKKKVKKSGATFFYGALCGFFTADELDDILFESSEVARFLLEIEGTSVDLDDEIDIEDKITDVMRSVAEASSMIRAPKTVSDEPEDNFEYEDIPEEKIHEECYSEIEGIAEDSDIKDE, from the coding sequence ATGATAAATACTGATGAAAATATGAATCCTAAAGATGCACAGAATGATAAACCGGATAATGATATAGATCCTGTCATCAATCCGGAGGAAAATGAAAGCAATGCTGATGTCACATCCGGAGAAAGGGCAGACTATAATGAATCCCTAATGCCGGAAGAACTGTCAGGTCTTAAAGGCAAAGAAAATAATGATGAGGCAGAATATACGGGGGTGCCGGAAGAATATGATATTTCTGAAAGAGAAATATCCAAAACAGATGAGGTTTCAGATACTATTGACAAACCGGAAGAATATGATTCATCGGAAGATATGGGTATAATAGAGGAGCTGCCTTTACCGGATAGTTTGGAAGAATCAAATCAAGGAAATGCTGATGGTCAGTCAGAATCTGAATATGACATAAAGGAGGATTTTGGGGCCGCAGATAAACTTACTCCTGAGGAAAAAGATAGAATAAACAAATATAAAAAATTCAAGAAGGTTGATGGCTCAACATACCGAAGGGTAAACCAGTTTTTAAGAAAGCATACATATATTACTGCGAGAGAGTGGGCAATAGCCCGTTTATGTGCAGATTTCTCAACAAGAGGTGGGGCCGAGATGACATTTATCGGTGAAAATCTGCCTGAACTCATTCCTTTCATGACAGATACATACTCGCCCCAGGCTGTAAATCAGGCGAGAAGCTCATTTAAAAAGAAGGTAAAGAAATCCGGAGCTACATTTTTTTACGGTGCATTGTGTGGTTTTTTTACCGCTGATGAACTTGATGATATATTATTTGAATCAAGTGAGGTTGCAAGATTTCTTCTTGAAATTGAAGGCACCTCAGTAGATCTTGACGATGAAATTGATATTGAGGATAAAATTACGGATGTAATGAGGAGTGTTGCAGAAGCATCATCGATGATAAGGGCGCCAAAAACAGTCAGTGATGAACCGGAAGATAATTTTGAGTATGAGGATATTCCGGAAGAGAAGATTCATGAGGAGTGTTATTCGGAAATTGAGGGAATAGCAGAAGATTCAGACATTAAAGATGAATAA
- the xerA gene encoding site-specific tyrosine recombinase/integron integrase, which produces MKGDYFSDWLKRFSHHLRMRNYSYRTIKSYEGSVKKFGYYLWIRRNEGEDKLHMYWSDFSKARLDTEVDTTPVMINDFLAYIMALREYKPATLHRIISSLSSFYRYCFKQGIIEANPMTGVDRPKIKEQELKYLKHNQVVRLLDTIQDERDRLIIRTIYSTGVRVSELCSIDIDDIDFEDHTIKVKGKGGKIRTVFVDDETLEQIDRFTAGKISGPVFVGQMGKHISPRTVQYIFNKYAPAGITPHKIRHSYASELYRRSKNLRVVQENLGHSSIKTTEVYLHTDVDERRDVYRKYFPLSDK; this is translated from the coding sequence ATGAAAGGAGATTATTTTTCAGATTGGCTAAAACGCTTCTCACACCACCTCAGAATGCGAAATTACTCATATAGAACAATAAAAAGTTATGAAGGTTCTGTAAAAAAATTTGGATATTACCTCTGGATAAGAAGAAATGAAGGTGAAGATAAACTTCATATGTACTGGTCTGACTTTAGTAAAGCCAGACTTGATACTGAAGTGGATACAACTCCAGTAATGATAAACGATTTTCTGGCTTACATTATGGCATTGAGAGAATACAAACCGGCTACCCTTCACAGAATAATCTCCTCTTTAAGTTCATTTTACAGGTATTGCTTTAAACAGGGAATCATTGAGGCAAACCCAATGACCGGAGTTGACAGGCCCAAAATAAAAGAGCAGGAACTGAAATATCTGAAGCATAATCAGGTAGTCAGGCTTCTCGATACTATTCAGGATGAAAGGGACAGGCTGATAATCAGAACAATATATTCAACCGGAGTCCGTGTATCTGAACTATGTTCCATAGATATTGATGACATTGATTTTGAAGATCATACTATTAAAGTAAAAGGTAAAGGGGGAAAAATACGAACAGTTTTTGTAGATGATGAGACACTTGAGCAGATAGACAGATTTACAGCCGGAAAGATCTCCGGGCCTGTATTTGTCGGGCAGATGGGAAAGCATATCTCGCCAAGAACTGTGCAGTATATCTTCAATAAATATGCTCCTGCGGGAATAACTCCTCATAAGATCAGGCACAGCTACGCAAGTGAATTATATAGGAGATCTAAAAATCTGAGGGTTGTGCAGGAGAACCTGGGACATTCATCGATAAAAACAACTGAAGTTTATCTGCATACTGATGTTGATGAAAGAAGGGATGTGTACAGGAAATATTTCCCTCTCTCGGACAAATAA